A genomic region of Corticium candelabrum chromosome 6, ooCorCand1.1, whole genome shotgun sequence contains the following coding sequences:
- the LOC134180731 gene encoding sentrin-specific protease 1-like, whose product MEHHGTLNSRDLQLLNDDNWLNDSFIEAYLCFLKSHSGKDLQKNRNLKNFEVLSTHFFTTIRNKGIKSVDSWYKKADIFDVKLLIVPINEGNIHWTLLVVNNREKTMTYYDSIRGLYDATDSFSQMKQYLSRQSMLRRIIQIDWTEWKTINASEIPQQQNGNDCGVFLLQYAYCVVHRRDMDFSQADIPQIRCRIQSELTNVCKSKTAADSNESISTHVEITNSTDLAPITESKNNECQPTIKQSLIPTCQSNLSTDSDSDFETALWKESPPAIEIAILS is encoded by the exons GATAATTGGCTAAATGATAGT TTCATTGAAGCTTATCTGTGTTTCTTGAAGAGCCACTCTGGAAAAGATTTACAAAAA AATCGAAATCTAAAGAACTTCGAGGTCTTGAGCACTCACTTCTTTACCACAATTAGAAATAAAGGCATCAAGTCTGTTGACAGCTGGTACAAAAAG GCAGATATTTTTGATGTCAAGTTGCTAATAGTACCTATCAATGAAGGCAACATCCACTGGACACTTCTG GTAGTAAATAATAGAGAAAAGACTATGACTTATTATGATTCAATTAGAGGATTGTATGATGCTACAGACAGTTTCAGTCAGATGAA GCAGTATTTGTCACGACAAAGTATGTTGAGACGTATAATACAGATTGACTGGACAGAGTGGAAGACTATCAACGCCAGT GAAATACCTCAACAGCAGAACGGTAATGACTGTGGGGTGTTTCTTCTCCAG TATGCCTATTGCGTGGTTCACAGAAGAGACATGGACTTCAGTCAG GCTGACATTCCCCAGATTCGTTGTCGGATTCAGTCAGAACTAACAAACGTGTGCAAGTCAAAGACAGCAGCTGACTCCAATGAATCCATATCAACACATGTAGAAATAACCAACAGCACTGACTTGGCACCCATAACTGAGTCCAAAAACAATGAATGTCAACCCACAATCAAACAATCGCTCATTCCAACCTGCCAGTCAAATCTAAGCACAGATTCAGATTCGGATTTTGAAACAGCACTGTGGAAAGAGTCTCCTCCAGCAATAGAAATTGCTATTCTGTCCTAA
- the LOC134180733 gene encoding zinc finger MYM-type protein 1-like, with amino-acid sequence MSLIAWLRKAQQPDGSVTNYPTGIDHESNVSGEEDAQEHAQTSNVAGPASTSSESGHHSHQPDATDASETRPVAGAQPQPTLMPWSPHQPLLSFPYRTFAKQQRAFCSSWYRRYPWLHYQEADDKVFCFYCQVAEKKDLGSVALRAGNLDDKFVRTGFTDWKKALTKFEKHQKSVFHRDAMDMVVGKEQNVGQMLGKGYAEEMVENRNMLQIIISCIRYLARQGLAMRGRSKPEGSVALERDSNLMQLLIMRAEDNPRLWKWLDKCQAKFTSPCIQNEILSIMALMILRDVVRKVSGKWYTIMVDETTDLSNTEQMVFCLRYVDDDLEVHEEVIGLYSLDSTSADSILATVQDILLRMNLRIDHCRGQCYDGASNMAGAKSGVAKRLNDLEPRALYTHCYGHALNLATQDVLKGIKVMRSALETVHEITKLIKKSPKRESIFKKFKDVVTAGSPGLRILCPTRWTVRAEALTSISENYTTLQMTWDVAKEATKDTEMRARIGGIALQMDTFDFVYGVELGRKLLNIVDNLSRSLQSSTISACEGQKLVSTTTTTIQSMRSDECFDIFWKYVERKRLSLQVPSPTLPRRRKVPRQFEVEEGATVHPVEVKEIYRRAYFEAIDLILAAVKDRFHQKGFNMLQKLETVVTSLQQPQQSEALKEIVNFYGDDFSHPDRLQTQLTLLHAGTEQPLTDVRSLVVYLKSLSSAERQFFSEVIKVVKLILVMPATNATSERSFSALRRLKTWLRSTISECRLNWSMILHIHKDKTDALPIKGVANEFVTRNESRRRLFGHFD; translated from the coding sequence ATGTCTCTGATAGCGTGGCTGCGGAAAGCGCAACAACCGGATGGAAGTGTAACTAACTATCCCACTGGCATTGACCATGAAAGCAATGTCTCAGGTGAAGAAGACGCCCAAGAGCACGCCCAAACTAGCAACGTGGCTGGACCAGCCTCTACAAGTTCTGAAAGCGGCCACCACTCTCACCAGCCCGACGCAACTGATGCCTCCGAGACAAGACCGGTTGCTGGCGCCCAGCCTCAGCCCACCTTGATGCCTTGGAGTCCTCACCAACCCTTGCTGTCCTTCCCATATCGCACATTTGCTAAGCAGCAGCGAGCATTCTGTTCTTCTTGGTATAGAAGATACCCGTGGTTGCATTATCAAGAAGCAGATGACAAAGTCTTCTGCTTCTACTGCCAGGTGGCGGAGAAGAAGGACTTAGGCTCAGTTGCTCTGCGCGCTGGGAACTTGGACGATAAATTCGTGAGAACTGGCTTTACAGACTGGAAGAAAGCACTCactaaatttgaaaaacatcAGAAATCAGTCTTTCATCGTGATGCTATGGATATGGTGGTTGGCAAGGAACAGAATGTTGGGCAAATGCTAGGGAAAGGTTATGCAGAAGAAATGGTTGAGAATAGGAATATGTTACAGATAATTATTAGTTGCATTCGATACCTTGCTCGGCAAGGTCTCGCCATGCGTGGTCGGTCTAAACCTGAAGGTAGTGTCGCTCTTGAAAGGGATTCCAACTTAATGCAACTCCTCATTATGCGTGCTGAAGACAATCCGAGGCTCTGGAAATGGTTAGACAAATGCCAGGCCAAGTTCACAAGCCCCTGtatacaaaatgaaattctcAGTATCATGGCATTAATGATTCTGAGAGATGTTGTTAGGAAGGTATCGGGAAAGTGGTACACTATCATGGTAGATGAAACTACAGATTTGTCCAATACTGAACAAATGGTCTTCTGTCTTCGATACGTAGATGATGATCTGGAAGTCCATGAGGAAGTAATAGGGCTGTATAGCTTAGACTCAACTTCTGCTGACTCTATACTAGCAACAGTTCAAGATATCCTGTTACGCATGAATCTAAGGATTGACCATTGCCGAGGCCAGTGCTACGACGGCGCTAGTAACATGGCAGGAGCGAAGTCAGGCGTTGCAAAAAGACTAAATGATCTAGAGCCCCGTGCGTTGTACACACACTGCTATGGTCATGCATTAAACCTAGCGACTCAGGATGTGTTGAAAGGTATCAAGGTCATGCGAAGTGCTCTGGAGACCGTACATGAAATTACTAAGTTGATAAAAAAATCACCCAAACGTGAAAGCATCTTCAAGAAGTTTAAAGATGTTGTCACTGCTGGCTCTCCAGGACTACGGATTCTTTGTCCTACACGATGGACGGTCAGGGCTGAGGCATTAACGTCAATATCTGAAAACTACACTACACTTCAGATGACTTGGGATGTGGCAAAAGAAGCCACAAAGGATACTGAGATGAGAGCTAGAATTGGAGGAATCGCTTTGCAGATGGACACATTTGACTTCGTTTATGGTGTTGAACTTGGAAGAAAGCTGCTGAACATAGTGGACAACCTGTCCCGATCCTTACAGAGTTCTACTATTTCAGCATGCGAAGGCCAAAAGCTAGTCagtactacaacaacaactatcCAGTCAATGAGATCTGATGAGTGCTTTGATATATTTTGGAAGTACGTTGAACGCAAAAGATTGTCACTTCAAGTGCCATCCCCTACCCTTCCACGACGTAGGAAAGTTCCAAGACAATTCGAGGTAGAAGAAGGTGCAACAGTACATCCAGTAGAAGTGAAGGAGATCTATCGAAGGGCTTACTTTGAGGCCATTGACTTGATTTTAGCAGCAGTCAAAGATAGATTTCATCAGAAAGGATTCAACATGTTACAGAAATTAGAGACAGTTGTAACTTCTCTTCAGCAACCCCAGCAATCGGAAGCACTGAAAGAGATTGTCAATTTTTATGGTGATGATTTCAGTCACCCAGACCGACTTCAAACACAGCTCACTCTTCTTCATGCAGGTACTGAACAGCCACTGACGGATGTACGGTCTCTGGTCGTATACCTCAAATCCTTAAGCAGTGCAGAAAGACAGTTTTTTtctgaagtcatcaaagtaGTCAAGCTCATTCTGGTAATGCCGGCAACAAACGCCACAAGTGAAAGAAGTTTTAGTGCTCTCCGTAGACTCAAGACATGGCTACGTTCTACAATAAGTGAATGTCGTCTCAACTGGTCTATGATACTCCATATCCATAAGGACAAAACTGATGCATTACCAATAAAAGGTGTTGCGAATGAGTTTGTTACACGTAATGAAAGCAGAAGACGACTATTCGGACACTTTGATTAA
- the LOC134180732 gene encoding uncharacterized protein LOC134180732 — protein sequence MKATKKQVCTADKNVLSNMTILKLNFIHNHSVHSAHALSFRSVDDATKQEIFTLFCKGHSAASARHAHETNLMISCAEYEQDDQRVLADRAINPSVQDYSRLHEQWRKKEMGEENGPDMFFQLQTEIDIYNENNQQQGGTAKLQVYKNPCLNKAKSGTSSNSDDDISPPPRKKVKLCKRKQKHQPMVLAICTPLMSRAHNNIKQAREMVFIDATSSLDRYNSSVFIMSTSTPTSGIPLGVIVTSDEQATTIHRGLELLGEVLPEEAFNGKGVKHGPTIVMTDDSHTEREALHNFWPTANLLLCTFHFLQRRWTWLYDSKNHIFKNDRTILIEKVKKLVYTNTETELQKHYNSFLQSPEVKKYPKFYSHMQSLWARRREWAHCYCRTILIGGNHTNNYAEAGMRILKELIFSRVKAYNLVQIFYFTTKIMERYYQSKLLSVAHSRVDCFISLRYQGVNAKAYAKVTI from the coding sequence ATGAAAGCTACCAAGAAGCAAGTTTGTACAGCAGATAAAAACGTCCTGTCAAACATGACAATCTTGAAGTTGAATTTTATTCACAACCATTCTGTACACTCGGCGCATGCGTTGAGTTTTCGATCTGTAGATGATGCCACAAAGCAGGAAATTTTCACTCTTTTCTGTAAGGGGCATAGTGCAGCATCAGCTCGGCACGCCCATGAAACCAACCTGATGATTTCCTGTGCTGAATACGAGCAAGATGATCAACGTGTACTAGCAGACAGGGCCATAAATCCATCAGTACAGGACTACAGCAGATTGCATGAGCAATGGAGAAAAAAGGAAATGGGTGAAGAGAATGGGCCAGACATGTTTTTTCAGCTTCAAACTgaaattgatatctacaatgaaaacaaccaacaacaagGTGGAACAGCCAAACTTCAGGTCTATAAAAATCCATGCTTGAACAAAGCAAAAAGTGGCACATCTTCTAACAGTGATGACGACATCTCACCACCACCAAGAAAAAAAGTCAAGTTGTgtaaaagaaagcagaaacatcAGCCAATGGTTCTAGCAATCTGTACACCACTTATGTCCAGAGcccacaacaacatcaaacaagCCAGAGAAATGGTGTTTATTGATGCAACTTCCTCACTAGATCGCTATAATTCATCTGTATTCATTATGTCAACTAGCACACCTACTTCTGGTATCCCTCTAGGTGTGATTGTCACTTCAGATGAGCAGGCGACAACCATACATCGTGGACTGGAGTTGTTAGGAGAAGTTTTGCCTGAGGAGGCATTCAATGGCAAAGGAGTGAAACATGGTCCCACTATTGTTATGACCGATGACAGCCATACAGAGCGAGAAGCTCTTCACAATTTCTGGCCAACAGCAAATCTCCTTCTATGTACATTTCATTTTCTTCAACGCAGGTGGACCTGGCTATATGATAGTAAAAACCACATTTTTAAAAATGATCGTACCATCCTTATTGAAAAAGTCAAGAAATTAGTTTACACTAATACAGAAACTGAGCTACAGAAACACTACAACAGTTTCCTTCAAAGCCCTGAAGTAAAGAAATATCCTAAGTTTTATagtcacatgcagtcactGTGGGCTAGACGAAGAGAATGGGCGCACTGCTATTGTAGAACGATTCTTATTGGAGGAAATCATACTAACAACTATGCAGAAGCTGGAATGAGGATCCTGAAAGAGCTCATTTTCAGTCGAGTGAAAGCATACAACTTGGTACAGatattctatttcacaactaaaATAATGGAACGGTACTACCAGAGTAAACTGCTCAGTGTAGCCCACAGTCGAGTTGACTGCTTTATTTCTCTTCGCTATCAAGGCGTAAATGCTAAAGCATATGCTAAAGTAACCATATAG